One Prolixibacteraceae bacterium DNA segment encodes these proteins:
- a CDS encoding peroxiredoxin → MQVLVGKKAPQFSAAAVVDGNQIVEGYSLDQFVGKKEVVFFFYPLDFTFVCPTELIAFQNKLAEFEKRGVAVVGCSIDSEFSHFAWLQTEKNKGGIQGVTYPIVADVSKSIAKNYGVLAGEEVIDDVTGQVSFNGAAVAYRGLFLIDKAGVVRHQVINDLPLGRSVDEALRMVDALQHFEKYGEVCPANWKEGDDAMQATQEGVAEYLSK, encoded by the coding sequence ATGCAAGTATTAGTAGGTAAAAAAGCACCACAGTTTAGCGCAGCAGCAGTAGTAGATGGAAATCAGATAGTTGAAGGGTATTCGTTGGACCAATTTGTCGGAAAAAAAGAAGTGGTGTTCTTCTTTTATCCTTTAGATTTTACATTTGTTTGTCCTACTGAGCTTATTGCATTTCAAAACAAACTTGCAGAGTTCGAGAAACGTGGAGTAGCAGTTGTTGGATGTTCTATTGATTCAGAATTTTCTCATTTCGCATGGTTGCAAACAGAAAAAAATAAAGGAGGTATCCAAGGGGTTACATATCCTATTGTAGCTGATGTCTCTAAATCTATTGCTAAAAATTACGGCGTTCTTGCTGGGGAAGAGGTGATCGACGATGTTACAGGTCAAGTATCTTTTAATGGTGCTGCAGTAGCTTACAGAGGTCTTTTTCTAATCGATAAAGCAGGAGTTGTACGTCACCAAGTTATTAACGACCTTCCTCTAGGACGTAGTGTAGATGAGGCTTTGCGTATGGTTGATGCACTTCAACATTTTGAGAAGTATGGTGAAGTATGTCCAGCAAACTGGAAAGAGGGAGATGATGCAATGCAAGCAACTCAAGAGGGTGTAGCTGAGTATTTATCTAAGTAA
- a CDS encoding YitT family protein, translated as MNNIWFASNLLFYICEKRTIFNQFKSTNMSFIPKQRIFSKQWFIDYGLIVLGCFLMAIAYDFFITPHKIAPGGVYGIAIVVHHITKGFFDAFPEGLPVGATGLILNIPLTIAGIWILGPRFGVKTILGFAICSILIDGVTWLRVDGEAPLVNDVLLSCIFGGVLIGVGLGLIFKAKATSGGSDIIAMIIQKYSGWSLGKLMILVDSMIVLIALVAFEDWKIPLYSWLVIYITGKAIDVTMEGVDYNKALIIVSKEYDQIKNHILVDLERGGTLLHGKGMYSDEEKKIIFTVISRREVPILEEHIQRVDPDAFITIMNASEILGEGFHSLTQKVTKD; from the coding sequence ATGAATAATATTTGGTTTGCCTCTAATTTACTTTTCTATATTTGCGAAAAACGTACCATTTTTAACCAATTTAAATCAACGAATATGAGTTTTATCCCAAAACAACGTATTTTCTCTAAACAGTGGTTTATAGATTATGGACTCATTGTCCTTGGATGCTTTTTAATGGCTATCGCCTATGATTTTTTCATTACACCGCATAAGATAGCCCCAGGTGGAGTATATGGTATTGCTATTGTAGTTCACCATATAACAAAAGGATTCTTTGATGCATTTCCAGAAGGGCTTCCTGTTGGAGCAACAGGATTGATCTTAAATATTCCTTTAACAATTGCAGGAATTTGGATTTTAGGTCCAAGATTCGGAGTAAAAACGATTTTAGGATTTGCAATATGCTCTATTCTAATCGATGGAGTAACTTGGTTACGTGTAGACGGTGAAGCTCCACTTGTGAATGATGTTCTATTATCCTGCATCTTTGGTGGAGTACTCATAGGGGTTGGACTAGGGCTTATATTCAAAGCGAAGGCAACGTCTGGAGGTTCCGATATTATCGCGATGATAATCCAAAAATATAGTGGATGGTCATTAGGGAAACTGATGATCTTGGTTGACTCGATGATCGTTTTAATTGCATTGGTTGCTTTTGAAGATTGGAAAATTCCTCTTTATAGTTGGCTAGTAATCTACATTACAGGTAAAGCCATTGATGTTACCATGGAAGGGGTTGATTACAATAAAGCTCTTATTATAGTCTCGAAAGAATACGATCAGATTAAAAATCACATTCTCGTTGACCTAGAAAGAGGTGGAACCTTATTACACGGAAAAGGGATGTATAGCGACGAAGAGAAAAAGATTATTTTCACCGTCATTTCAAGAAGAGAGGTTCCTATTCTAGAAGAACATATACAACGTGTAGATCCCGACGCATTTATTACCATAATGAATGCTAGTGAGATTCTTGGTGAAGGATTCCATTCACTAACGCAAAAAGTAACAAAAGATTAA
- a CDS encoding patatin-like phospholipase family protein: MIRHFLLVFILCSVLIPWSVYSQKTEKRPKVGLVLSGGGAKGFAEIGVLKVLEENDIPIDYIAGTSIGAIIGGAYAMGYNATALDSIVRTADWLSLMNDHVNREHFPIFVKEEDSRYYFSIPISKKGLELPKGILDGQNVLKFFSDLCFKYEGDIDFDQLPIPFRCVASDILTGEEVVISHGNLKNAIRASMAIPGVFTPVDWNDHMLLDGLMVNNFPVDVCRDMGADVIIGVDIQARLLKRDEIKSVYSILDNATTWMAKDTYELNKNDCDLYLRPPIEEYAAMDFQPELVDSLIRIGEDYARKILPKLIQFRDSLGLRAERKNLSKVLPRGKDRYFISGIEVNGADKVNKREVLGRLQIDAGVVSNLNQIHRGVDQIYGTGYYNQVTYELKEDGYGGYILSINVDEADNAWLNVGAHYNTENNAGLLINTTVFGRSTFGSRLSSDLILSHRSSFSLKYNMDRGHHIGLGSNFMVKDERLPLYDSYGRVNGEIDYMYITFNVDAHSIIYDRMLIGFGVGQDWYNVSNVVSSSLTDDDVSDETFSKMFVYLKYDSKDRAYFANNGWEVNGNLMTLVKDVFSDNSFADHLILQFNVKKYISFSEYFTWIPYVNSRFVTWDEMPCYLMTAIGGDTSTSLLSNQIPFNGLRNMQILTKNGLIFGSDFRFKIFKDNYITALINVALNVESFTNSMVSTVASEVEYPLYGASLKYSYDSPIGPVELSVGSSSQSSRVNAFFSIGYWF, from the coding sequence ATGATTCGACACTTCTTACTTGTTTTTATCTTATGTTCGGTATTAATCCCCTGGTCTGTTTATTCTCAGAAAACGGAGAAGAGGCCTAAAGTTGGACTCGTTCTTAGCGGTGGTGGAGCCAAAGGTTTTGCTGAAATAGGTGTACTAAAGGTTTTAGAAGAGAATGATATTCCGATAGATTATATTGCAGGAACTAGTATTGGTGCAATCATTGGTGGTGCCTATGCAATGGGATATAATGCTACTGCACTTGATAGTATCGTACGTACTGCCGATTGGTTAAGCTTAATGAATGATCACGTGAATAGAGAGCATTTCCCAATCTTTGTTAAAGAGGAGGATTCACGTTATTACTTCTCTATACCTATCTCTAAAAAGGGGCTAGAACTACCCAAAGGGATTCTCGATGGACAAAATGTATTAAAGTTTTTCTCTGACCTATGTTTTAAATATGAGGGAGATATTGATTTTGACCAGTTGCCTATTCCTTTTAGATGTGTTGCCTCTGATATTTTAACTGGAGAAGAAGTTGTGATCTCTCATGGGAATCTAAAGAATGCCATTCGTGCAAGTATGGCTATTCCAGGGGTATTTACACCTGTTGATTGGAATGATCATATGCTACTTGATGGGTTGATGGTTAATAATTTCCCTGTAGATGTTTGTCGAGACATGGGGGCAGATGTAATTATTGGTGTGGATATACAGGCTCGTTTATTAAAAAGGGACGAGATTAAGAGTGTATATTCAATCCTTGATAATGCTACAACATGGATGGCCAAGGACACTTATGAATTAAATAAGAATGATTGTGATCTATATTTACGTCCTCCTATCGAAGAGTATGCAGCCATGGATTTCCAACCAGAGCTTGTTGATTCTTTAATACGTATAGGTGAGGATTATGCTAGAAAGATATTACCAAAATTAATTCAGTTTAGAGATTCGTTAGGTCTAAGAGCAGAGAGAAAGAATTTGTCAAAGGTTCTTCCTCGTGGAAAGGATCGCTATTTTATTTCCGGTATTGAGGTCAATGGTGCTGACAAAGTGAACAAACGGGAAGTTTTAGGACGTCTTCAGATTGATGCTGGTGTCGTTTCAAATCTAAATCAAATTCATCGTGGAGTCGATCAAATTTATGGTACGGGATATTATAACCAGGTGACTTATGAGTTGAAAGAAGATGGTTATGGTGGATATATCCTTTCTATAAATGTAGATGAGGCAGATAATGCTTGGCTCAATGTCGGTGCTCACTACAATACAGAGAACAATGCAGGACTGTTAATTAATACGACTGTTTTCGGTAGGTCTACATTTGGTTCGCGTCTATCTTCAGATTTAATTTTATCTCATAGATCTTCATTCAGTTTAAAATATAATATGGATAGAGGACACCATATTGGCCTAGGTTCTAATTTTATGGTAAAAGATGAACGTCTTCCTTTATATGATAGTTATGGAAGAGTCAATGGGGAAATAGATTATATGTATATCACATTTAATGTGGATGCACACTCCATTATTTACGATAGAATGTTGATCGGTTTTGGAGTTGGACAAGATTGGTATAATGTGTCTAATGTTGTAAGTTCGTCGTTGACTGATGACGATGTCTCCGATGAAACCTTTTCAAAAATGTTTGTCTATTTAAAGTATGACTCAAAAGATAGGGCATATTTTGCAAATAATGGTTGGGAAGTCAATGGTAATTTAATGACTTTGGTGAAGGATGTATTTTCAGATAACTCTTTTGCTGATCATTTAATTCTTCAGTTTAATGTAAAGAAATACATCTCATTTTCTGAATACTTTACTTGGATTCCTTATGTCAACTCACGCTTTGTTACTTGGGATGAAATGCCTTGCTATTTAATGACAGCAATAGGTGGAGATACTAGTACTTCGTTACTGTCCAATCAAATTCCGTTCAATGGTTTACGTAATATGCAGATATTGACTAAAAATGGCTTGATCTTTGGCTCTGATTTTAGATTTAAAATATTTAAAGACAACTATATTACTGCATTAATAAATGTTGCATTAAATGTGGAATCGTTTACGAATTCTATGGTTTCTACAGTGGCTAGTGAGGTGGAATATCCACTTTACGGTGCTAGCCTGAAATATTCCTATGATAGCCCCATTGGGCCTGTAGAGCTAAGTGTCGGCTCTTCTAGTCAAAGTAGTCGTGTCAATGCTTTCTTTTCAATTGGCTATTGGTTTTAA
- the nadD gene encoding nicotinate (nicotinamide) nucleotide adenylyltransferase gives MHIVLFSGSFSPFHNGHFSLVKELIERKEVDQVWISVTPLNPHKSSSDLWPLDFRKLLVREVYRDCPNVFITEIEETLSFPLYTYNTLKALQESYTENTFSLLVGGDNFHNFNTWYNAENLLREFTLYIFPRETDIQGSTTFMKNKGIHWLNVSTIDISSTIIRKKIENGEQIKDLVPSCIEQKIVSYIKI, from the coding sequence ATGCATATAGTTCTTTTTTCAGGAAGTTTTAGTCCATTTCATAATGGACATTTTTCTTTGGTTAAGGAGCTTATAGAGAGAAAAGAGGTGGATCAGGTATGGATATCTGTTACACCTCTTAATCCACACAAAAGCTCTTCCGACTTATGGCCTTTAGACTTTCGTAAACTTTTAGTAAGAGAGGTTTATCGAGATTGTCCGAATGTATTTATTACAGAGATAGAGGAGACTCTTTCTTTTCCATTATACACCTACAACACACTTAAGGCACTACAAGAATCATATACTGAGAACACCTTTTCTCTTCTTGTAGGAGGGGATAATTTTCATAACTTTAATACTTGGTATAATGCAGAGAACCTTCTTCGAGAGTTTACTCTATATATTTTCCCAAGAGAGACTGATATTCAGGGTTCAACAACGTTCATGAAAAATAAAGGAATACATTGGTTAAATGTTTCTACCATTGATATCTCTTCGACAATAATTAGAAAAAAGATAGAGAACGGTGAACAAATAAAGGATTTGGTACCTTCTTGTATTGAACAAAAAATTGTATCTTATATTAAAATATAG
- the gmk gene encoding guanylate kinase codes for MKKGKLFIFSAPSGSGKTTIVRHLLSKKSSLEFSVSATSRSPRHTEEDGADYYFLSTDTFRQKIDEGAFLEWEEVYEGTFYGTLLEEVERIREKGNHVLFDVDVVGGVNIKNYYGDSALSIFVKPPSVEELENRLHARSTDSKEVIQKRIEKAEYELSFETKFDYVLINDQIDKAFEEAESVVDKFINKSN; via the coding sequence ATGAAGAAAGGAAAATTATTTATTTTTTCTGCCCCGTCAGGGTCAGGTAAGACTACAATTGTTAGACATTTATTATCAAAGAAGAGCTCATTAGAATTTTCTGTTTCTGCTACTAGTCGTTCTCCACGACATACAGAAGAAGATGGTGCAGATTATTATTTCCTCTCTACTGATACTTTTAGACAAAAAATTGACGAAGGTGCTTTCTTGGAGTGGGAAGAGGTTTATGAAGGAACTTTCTATGGTACTTTACTTGAAGAAGTAGAGAGAATAAGGGAGAAAGGTAATCATGTTCTCTTTGATGTGGATGTCGTTGGCGGGGTGAATATTAAGAATTATTATGGTGATTCTGCATTATCCATCTTTGTAAAACCTCCTAGTGTCGAGGAATTAGAAAACCGATTACATGCAAGGTCTACAGATTCTAAAGAGGTAATACAAAAGAGAATTGAAAAGGCCGAATATGAGCTTTCTTTTGAAACCAAATTTGATTACGTTCTTATAAACGATCAGATTGACAAGGCTTTTGAAGAAGCGGAAAGTGTGGTCGATAAATTTATAAATAAAAGTAATTAA
- a CDS encoding YicC family protein, with amino-acid sequence MIHSMTGYGKAEKEIRARKITIEIKSLNSKQMDINARIPSLYKAKDIEVRKLISEKLVRGKVEFNLFYENLGEESSTHINGPVLKSYYKQLTQLSEEMEVPLDASVINSIIQLPDALKTEYQELNDAEWKEIVKLIHVALEEIILFRQQEGVALDKDIRENLSLIENLLPEVEKFETERVQTVRSRLMDHIEELTKVDKFDSNRFEQEMIYYIEKFDINEEKVRLINHCEYFTKTLKVSGAIGKKLGFISQEMGREINTLGSKANHAEIQKQVIMMKDSLEKIKEQVLNVL; translated from the coding sequence ATGATTCATTCAATGACAGGCTATGGTAAAGCCGAAAAAGAGATTAGGGCTAGGAAGATAACCATTGAAATAAAGTCTTTAAATAGTAAACAAATGGATATTAATGCTCGAATTCCAAGTCTTTATAAGGCAAAAGATATCGAGGTTCGTAAGTTAATTTCTGAAAAATTAGTTCGTGGGAAAGTTGAATTCAACCTTTTTTATGAAAATCTAGGAGAGGAATCTTCTACTCATATCAATGGGCCTGTACTGAAGAGTTATTATAAGCAGTTAACTCAACTATCTGAGGAGATGGAAGTGCCATTAGATGCGAGTGTAATCAACTCGATTATTCAACTTCCTGATGCTTTAAAAACAGAATACCAGGAGTTAAATGATGCGGAATGGAAAGAGATTGTAAAACTTATTCATGTCGCTTTAGAAGAGATTATCTTATTCCGTCAACAAGAAGGCGTGGCTCTTGATAAAGATATAAGAGAGAACTTATCGTTGATTGAGAATCTTCTTCCTGAAGTAGAAAAATTTGAAACAGAGAGAGTTCAGACTGTTCGTTCTCGTTTAATGGATCACATTGAAGAGCTAACTAAAGTCGATAAATTTGATAGTAATCGTTTCGAGCAGGAGATGATCTATTATATAGAGAAATTTGATATTAACGAAGAGAAGGTGCGACTGATAAACCATTGTGAATACTTTACTAAAACTTTAAAGGTTTCTGGTGCTATTGGCAAGAAGTTAGGTTTTATTTCTCAGGAAATGGGTCGTGAAATAAACACTTTAGGTTCCAAAGCAAATCATGCTGAAATACAGAAGCAAGTGATTATGATGAAGGATTCTTTAGAGAAGATTAAGGAACAAGTATTGAATGTGCTTTAA
- the murB gene encoding UDP-N-acetylmuramate dehydrogenase — MIIVKEDFSVREINTFGIDAKTKFFLSFDELDDVEEVNTLLKEQYSDLPFFVVGGGSNLLFTDDFKGLILHPSIQHIRVVEKDLQHVYVEAGAGVDWDEFVGYCVQHGWGGVENLSLIPGVVGAAPVQNIGAYGVEAKDSIESVTLWNLETESIQTLSNESCHFGYRDSIFKNDLKSKIIVLSVRFKLTLQDHLLKLNYGALKELHLGVSIQEIRQKVIDIRESKLPDPKDIGNGGSFFKNPIVALEFAHKLQANFPDLVTYDLPNNTVKLAAGWLIEYCGWKGYRDGAVGVHEKQSLVLVNFGNARGSEIVSLAKKIIRDVYDSFGVTLEPEVIYV; from the coding sequence ATGATAATAGTAAAAGAGGACTTCTCAGTGAGAGAAATCAACACCTTTGGTATTGATGCAAAAACAAAATTCTTTCTCTCATTTGATGAATTAGATGATGTGGAAGAGGTCAACACTCTATTAAAAGAACAATATTCTGACCTCCCTTTTTTTGTTGTAGGAGGAGGAAGTAATTTATTGTTTACCGATGATTTTAAAGGATTGATTTTGCACCCCTCGATACAGCATATTCGTGTTGTAGAGAAAGATTTACAACATGTATATGTTGAAGCAGGTGCAGGAGTTGATTGGGATGAATTTGTTGGTTATTGTGTACAGCATGGATGGGGAGGTGTTGAGAATTTATCTTTAATACCTGGAGTTGTTGGAGCTGCACCAGTTCAAAATATAGGTGCATATGGAGTCGAAGCTAAGGACTCCATAGAGTCAGTGACTCTATGGAATCTTGAGACTGAAAGTATACAAACATTATCTAACGAATCGTGTCACTTTGGTTATCGTGACTCTATATTCAAAAATGATCTTAAATCGAAGATAATAGTATTAAGTGTTCGTTTTAAACTCACACTTCAAGACCATCTTTTAAAGTTAAATTATGGTGCGTTAAAAGAGCTTCATTTAGGTGTTTCTATTCAAGAAATTAGGCAGAAAGTAATAGATATTAGAGAGAGTAAATTACCTGATCCTAAAGATATAGGGAATGGTGGAAGTTTCTTTAAAAATCCTATTGTAGCTTTAGAGTTCGCACATAAGCTTCAAGCAAATTTTCCAGATCTAGTAACTTATGACTTACCTAATAATACTGTGAAACTTGCAGCAGGTTGGTTAATTGAGTATTGTGGATGGAAAGGTTATCGTGATGGAGCGGTAGGAGTTCATGAGAAACAGTCTCTTGTATTGGTTAATTTTGGTAATGCCAGGGGCAGTGAGATTGTCTCTTTGGCAAAAAAGATAATTCGAGATGTTTACGACTCGTTTGGGGTAACTCTTGAACCAGAAGTAATATACGTTTAA
- the gyrB gene encoding DNA topoisomerase (ATP-hydrolyzing) subunit B, producing MNEVSGYSADSIQILEGLEAVRKRPAMYIGDVNVKGLHHLVYEVVDNSIDEALAGYCDSITVTINEDNSITVEDNGRGIPTEYHSKEKKSALEVVMTVLHAGGKFDKDSYKVSGGLHGVGVSCVNALSTYLKAEVYRDGKVWEQEYCCGKPQNEVHIVGETDRTGTTITFMPDNSIFTVSVYKYEVLSARLRELAFLNAGIDLRLIDMRLVDDEGVPKSETFFSDRGLAEFVDYLDGHRDRIIENSIHINTEKNNIPVEIALCYNSSFTENIHSYVNNINTIEGGTHLTGFRRGLTRTLKNYADQSGMLSKMKFDISGDDFREGLTAVVSVKVAEPQFEGQTKTKLGNSEVSLSVDQAVSEMVSLYLEENPKAAKMIVNKVILAAQARHAARKARELVQRKTVLSGGGLPGKLADCSSKDAEACEVFLVEGDSAGGTAKQGRDRKFQAILPLRGKILNVEKAMTHKVFESEEIRNIYTALGVRVGTVDDEKELDISKLRYHKIVIMTDADVDGSHIATLIMTFFFRYMQELIKNGYLYIATPPLYLVRKGSKQEYCWTDPQKDRLVQEWGHGNESSVHVQRYKGLGEMNAEQLWHTTMDPEQRMLRQVTIDSAAEADHTFSMLMGDEVAPRRNFIEENAVYANIDV from the coding sequence ATGAATGAAGTCTCTGGCTACTCTGCAGATAGTATCCAGATTCTAGAAGGTCTTGAGGCCGTTCGAAAACGTCCTGCAATGTATATTGGGGATGTAAATGTAAAAGGTCTTCATCATTTGGTATATGAAGTTGTAGATAACTCTATTGATGAGGCTTTAGCTGGATATTGTGACAGTATCACTGTTACAATTAATGAAGATAACTCTATTACAGTTGAGGATAATGGACGTGGTATTCCTACTGAATATCACTCTAAAGAAAAGAAATCAGCTCTTGAAGTTGTAATGACTGTATTGCATGCAGGAGGTAAATTCGATAAAGATTCTTATAAAGTATCTGGTGGTCTTCATGGGGTAGGTGTTTCTTGTGTGAATGCATTGTCTACATACTTAAAAGCTGAGGTTTATCGTGATGGAAAGGTTTGGGAACAAGAGTATTGTTGTGGTAAACCCCAAAATGAGGTTCATATAGTTGGCGAAACAGATAGAACAGGAACAACAATCACTTTTATGCCAGATAATTCTATCTTTACTGTTTCTGTCTATAAATATGAAGTGTTATCTGCGAGGTTGAGAGAGCTAGCTTTCTTGAATGCAGGTATAGATCTTCGATTGATTGATATGCGTTTGGTCGATGACGAGGGAGTTCCTAAATCTGAGACGTTCTTCTCCGATCGAGGTCTTGCTGAATTTGTTGACTACTTGGATGGTCATAGAGATCGAATTATTGAAAACTCAATCCATATAAATACGGAGAAAAATAATATCCCAGTAGAGATTGCTTTGTGTTATAATAGTTCATTTACAGAGAATATTCATTCTTATGTAAATAATATTAATACAATTGAAGGAGGTACTCACCTTACTGGATTCCGTCGTGGACTTACTCGTACTTTAAAAAATTATGCTGACCAAAGTGGAATGCTTAGTAAAATGAAGTTCGATATCAGTGGAGATGATTTCAGAGAAGGGCTAACTGCAGTTGTTTCTGTTAAGGTTGCTGAGCCTCAATTTGAAGGACAAACCAAAACAAAATTAGGTAATTCTGAAGTAAGCTTAAGTGTTGATCAAGCGGTATCGGAAATGGTATCTCTGTATCTTGAAGAGAATCCTAAAGCTGCTAAAATGATCGTTAATAAGGTTATTCTTGCTGCTCAAGCTCGTCATGCTGCACGTAAAGCAAGAGAACTTGTTCAACGTAAAACTGTCTTGTCTGGTGGAGGTCTTCCAGGGAAGTTGGCCGACTGTTCTTCTAAAGATGCTGAGGCTTGTGAGGTATTTCTTGTCGAGGGTGATTCTGCAGGCGGTACTGCAAAACAGGGTAGAGATCGTAAATTTCAGGCCATCTTACCTTTACGAGGAAAGATCTTGAATGTGGAGAAAGCGATGACTCATAAGGTTTTTGAAAGTGAGGAGATCCGTAATATTTATACCGCTCTTGGTGTTCGTGTAGGGACAGTAGATGATGAGAAGGAATTGGATATCTCCAAACTAAGATATCATAAGATTGTAATCATGACCGATGCCGACGTGGATGGTTCTCATATTGCAACACTTATTATGACATTCTTCTTCCGCTATATGCAGGAGTTAATAAAAAATGGGTATCTATATATTGCCACACCACCTCTTTATTTAGTGAGAAAAGGTTCGAAACAAGAGTATTGTTGGACAGACCCTCAGAAAGATCGATTGGTCCAAGAATGGGGGCATGGAAATGAGAGCTCCGTACACGTTCAGCGATATAAGGGTCTTGGTGAAATGAATGCAGAACAATTATGGCATACAACGATGGATCCAGAACAACGTATGTTAAGACAAGTTACGATTGATAGTGCGGCAGAAGCCGATCATACTTTTTCGATGCTGATGGGAGATGAAGTTGCTCCTAGACGTAATTTTATCGAAGAGAATGCTGTTTATGCAAATATCGATGTTTAA